The genomic region AAAGAATAAATCCAGACCGAGCCTAGGAAGAAATTTAGCATGTTAATCAAGTTCTAAGGTGATTTTACAGGTTAAATTGTACATAGCTGTTTCCTCCTACTGGTAGAATCTGATGATATTAATAAATATAGTTTCATGTTTTGCAATCAAGATTCATCCAAAAAATTACAGAGAATTGGTATATAAATTACACAAATGTGATAGTGATATATTATCCAACCTGCGATGAGCCAGCAGAAATTGTGGAAGTGCAGGAAGGCCATGCAGCCCGTGGCTACAGCAAAGACCAACGGGTTCTCGAACATGGTTCTTGTGTAGGTCAGCAACAGAGCAAGAAGGATGGTCACTCCCATCACTATCAAGTACATGGGAATGTTGGGCTGTATTGGACACTGGTCCAGATGTTTCGCCCCTAGGCAGGTGAGCCAAATAGGCAAAGAGCAAAACAAAATGTCAATATTGACATTGACTACAGATATAAAGAATAAATAGAGTAAAAGATTACAGTGCTTAAAACACACCTAAAGCAATGCCTGTTAACATAACCATCCAAGTACTGATATTCAGCACAGctacaagaaagaaaaaagcagatagtcaaataaaaatctatagatttttttttttttaaatgatgtaaGTCTCCTCGAAAATAAAAGATAGATTTCTCACCAACTATTGAAATAACTATGACACGATGAGGATTGTCTTCCATCTCAGGATGTGAGTTTACCTCTGCAGTGATAAATAGTGAAAGTCTGGTTACAATTAGAGAGGACATAAACATCTAAAAGAAGAGTGTTTTACCCATTCCAGTTGGCTCTGAAACCTCCATGAATTTGCGATGGGCATTTCTTAACATTTCACATCCTTTTTCTGCAGGATGTTAAGACACATGAGATAAAGCATTTCAGCTGTTCTCTCACCCTGCTTGAATGTGAGGAAACACATGATTGGATAATGTGGAGATACCAATTGTAAGCCACTTCataatcataaataaataagatgaaTTTCAATTCGCTCTTAATGCATGAAATCGGCAATTGATTGCGGGTATAAATCAGAagtaaaataaacttttttgTGAATGTGGCTCAAATTCTGCAAATAATCCTGCAACCCTGAAAGAGCCGCGTGGCGGTTGAATGTGGTTTGTGATGCAAAGATTGATGCACTTATTTCCTACTAGCTTGTCACCTCCTCTCAGCCCAATAAACAGAGCAAACACAACCTGGCGCCACATATCTCCACAACAGCATGGCCACTCTGCGACAAGCAGAGGTTCATACATCTTATTTTGCCAGCGTtgtaaaaagcaaataaaagacaCGGCAGCAGTTTCCATAGCAATTTATTTTCACTGGTTTTCAGATTTATGTGATTAAAGGTTTAATCTGCAAACAGTAAAGAAGCTGTACTACATTTCCAAACTTCATTTAAGTTGAGTTGTTCATTGATTACATTAACTCACCGAGGTGATTT from Takifugu rubripes chromosome 12, fTakRub1.2, whole genome shotgun sequence harbors:
- the LOC115251674 gene encoding uncharacterized protein isoform X1; this encodes MLRNAHRKFMEVSEPTGMEVNSHPEMEDNPHRVIVISIVAVLNISTWMVMLTGIALGAKHLDQCPIQPNIPMYLIVMGVTILLALLLTYTRTMFENPLVFAVATGCMAFLHFHNFCWLIAGSVWIYSLYPPNYNPENLYCHKTTYQFAFGMTTAVWATMGFIIIIGYCFESLHGCRSDDNIISDQIPYGATVSESAAGDV
- the LOC115251674 gene encoding uncharacterized protein isoform X2, which gives rise to MLRNAHRKFMEVSEPTGMEVNSHPEMEDNPHRVIVISIVGAKHLDQCPIQPNIPMYLIVMGVTILLALLLTYTRTMFENPLVFAVATGCMAFLHFHNFCWLIAGSVWIYSLYPPNYNPENLYCHKTTYQFAFGMTTAVWATMGFIIIIGYCFESLHGCRSDDNIISDQIPYGATVSESAAGDV